The following are encoded in a window of Chryseobacterium sp. genomic DNA:
- the glyA gene encoding serine hydroxymethyltransferase has product MHDPIFDLIEQERKRQTHGIELIASENFVSDNVMKAMGSVLTNKYAEGYPGRRYYGGCEVVDEVENLAIARAKELFGIEYVNVQPHSGSQANAAVYLAVLKPGDSILGLDLSMGGHLTHGSFVNFSGIQYNANFYGVNREDGLIDYDAMRQKALEVKPKMIIAGFSAYSRDLDYKKFREVADEVGATLWADIAHPAGLIAKGLLNSPFEHCHVVTTTTHKTLRGPRGGLIMMGKDYENTYGHKTPKGETKMMSAVLDSAVFPGTQGGPLEHVIAAKAVAFGEALDPKFEVYTKQVVANAQALAKAMIDKGFDIVSGGTDNHLMLVDLRNKNVNGKETEKALVKADITCNKNMVPFDDKSAFTTSGIRLGTAAITTRGMKEDDMETIATLINDVVMNLKDEEVISRVRKEVNELMDSRPLFQY; this is encoded by the coding sequence ATGCACGACCCAATATTTGACCTTATTGAACAGGAAAGAAAAAGACAGACCCACGGAATCGAACTTATCGCCTCGGAAAACTTTGTTTCGGATAATGTGATGAAGGCCATGGGCAGCGTGCTTACCAATAAATATGCGGAAGGATATCCGGGCAGAAGATATTACGGTGGCTGTGAAGTAGTGGATGAGGTTGAGAACCTGGCCATTGCAAGAGCTAAGGAACTTTTTGGCATCGAGTATGTAAATGTGCAGCCCCATTCCGGCTCGCAGGCCAATGCCGCAGTATATCTGGCGGTGCTTAAGCCTGGCGATTCCATCCTTGGCCTTGACCTTTCTATGGGCGGGCACCTTACGCACGGTAGTTTTGTTAATTTTTCAGGCATTCAGTATAATGCCAATTTCTATGGCGTGAACCGCGAAGACGGACTTATCGACTACGATGCCATGCGTCAGAAAGCGCTGGAAGTAAAGCCAAAGATGATTATCGCCGGTTTTTCTGCCTATTCACGCGACCTGGACTATAAGAAATTCCGCGAAGTAGCCGATGAGGTGGGAGCTACACTCTGGGCAGATATCGCACACCCGGCAGGACTTATTGCCAAAGGCTTGTTGAACAGCCCTTTCGAACACTGTCATGTAGTGACTACTACCACCCATAAAACCCTGCGCGGACCACGCGGCGGGCTTATCATGATGGGTAAGGATTATGAAAATACTTACGGACACAAAACGCCCAAGGGAGAAACAAAAATGATGAGCGCGGTGCTGGACAGCGCAGTCTTTCCTGGAACACAGGGTGGACCTTTGGAGCATGTTATCGCTGCCAAAGCGGTAGCTTTCGGTGAAGCGCTTGATCCGAAATTTGAGGTGTATACCAAGCAGGTTGTTGCCAATGCACAGGCGCTGGCCAAAGCAATGATTGACAAGGGGTTTGATATCGTGAGCGGTGGTACCGATAACCACCTGATGCTTGTGGACCTCAGAAATAAAAACGTGAATGGTAAAGAAACCGAAAAAGCCCTTGTTAAAGCTGATATCACCTGTAACAAAAATATGGTACCATTTGACGATAAATCCGCCTTCACCACCTCCGGTATCCGCCTGGGAACCGCAGCGATCACTACCCGCGGGATGAAGGAAGATGATATGGAAACCATTGCCACACTCATCAACGATGTTGTAATGAACCTCAAGGATGAAGAGGTGATTTCCAGAGTCCGCAAAGAGGTGAACGAACTGATGGATTCCAGACCGCTGTTTCAATACTAA